The Vicia villosa cultivar HV-30 ecotype Madison, WI linkage group LG1, Vvil1.0, whole genome shotgun sequence genome includes a region encoding these proteins:
- the LOC131616497 gene encoding uncharacterized protein LOC131616497, with protein MDSSKLLGLISMILLLLLPMVTKGDSIDDPNNDFLDRVCEEVDCGRGRCFVNTSLPLSFACECESGWKRTQDEDDDLYATSFLPCVIPECSLNYGCQQAPSPVREKSVPNNIRAYDPCNWAYCGEGRCIRNRTHTLMYMCECNHKYYNLLDISVFPCYSKCTLGSDCSSLGIRVSNSTANFENDASSTIFGGRFYWIIVLLMSTGMVMWS; from the exons ATGGATTCTTCCAAGCTGTTGGGTCTTATATCCATGATTCTCTTGTTACTTCTGCCTATGGTTACCAAAGGAGATTCCATTGATGATCCTAATAATGATTTCCTTG ATAGGGTTTGTGAAGAAGTCGATTGTGGGAGAGGAAGGTGCTTCGTGAATACGAGTTTACCTTTGAGCTTCGCTTGTGAATGCGAATCCGGATGGAAGAGAActcaagatgaagatgatgatttatATGCCACTAGCTTCCTTCCTTGTGTCATTCCCGAAT GTAGTTTGAATTATGGTTGCCAACAAGCACCAAGTCCGGTTAGAGAGAAGAGTGTCCCTAACAATATTAGGGCTTATGATC CTTGCAATTGGGCATATTGTGGAGAAGGTAGATGCATAAGGAACAGGACACATACACTCATGTACATGTGTGAATGCAATCACAAGTATTATAATCTTCTTGATATATCTGTTTTCCCATGTTACAGTAAAT GTACTCTTGGATCTGATTGTTCAAGCCTTGGAATTAGAGTTTCAAATTCAACTGCAAATTTTGAAAATGATG CAAGCTCAACAATCTTTGGAGGAAGGTTCTATTGGATAATTGTTTTGTTGATGTCAACTGGCATGGTTATGTGGAGCTAG